A genomic region of Nitrospira lenta contains the following coding sequences:
- a CDS encoding adenosine deaminase, with protein MNEELLQLAQRMPKAELHLHIEGSLEPEMVFRLALRNGVRLNYPNVNSLRAAYAFNNLQEFLNIYYTGMSVLLKEEDFFDLTWTYLTRVHQDNVVHVEMFFDSQAHLERGIPIDVQISGIRRALQNGKEQLGISSKLILSFLRHLSEEHAFETLKLAKPFLDQLDGFGLDSTEIGNPPEKFARVFARCRELGFKITAHAGEEGPPDYVYQALDLLRVDRIDHGNRSLDDAVLVHRLTDEGKTLTVCPLSNLKLCVVKDMDQHPILTMLKRGLKATVNSDDPAYFGGYVNDNYRALIEHLPVTREDLYQLARNSFEGAWITEEEKTKHLHELNRVFAQTDPLSTGGEISCNRTGKIPGGR; from the coding sequence ATGAACGAAGAATTGCTGCAGCTGGCACAACGGATGCCCAAAGCCGAGTTGCATCTGCATATCGAAGGCAGTCTGGAACCGGAAATGGTGTTCCGTCTCGCCTTGCGCAATGGCGTTCGGTTGAATTATCCCAACGTAAACTCGCTGCGTGCCGCGTACGCCTTCAATAATCTCCAGGAATTTCTGAATATCTACTACACCGGTATGTCAGTACTGTTGAAGGAAGAGGATTTTTTCGATCTCACGTGGACGTATCTGACACGGGTGCATCAGGACAATGTGGTGCATGTGGAGATGTTTTTTGATTCTCAGGCGCATCTGGAGCGCGGCATTCCGATTGACGTTCAGATCAGCGGCATTCGCCGTGCGTTGCAGAATGGCAAGGAGCAGTTGGGCATCAGCTCCAAGCTGATTCTGTCTTTTCTACGTCACCTGTCTGAAGAGCACGCCTTTGAAACCCTGAAGCTCGCCAAGCCGTTTCTGGATCAGCTAGATGGCTTCGGCCTGGATTCCACAGAAATCGGCAATCCGCCGGAAAAGTTTGCACGAGTGTTCGCCAGGTGTAGGGAATTAGGTTTTAAAATCACCGCCCATGCCGGTGAGGAAGGCCCGCCGGACTATGTCTATCAGGCACTAGACCTGCTGCGCGTGGATCGCATTGATCACGGCAACCGCTCGCTGGATGATGCTGTGCTGGTGCACCGCCTAACCGATGAAGGCAAAACCCTCACCGTCTGCCCTCTGTCCAATCTCAAGCTCTGTGTGGTGAAGGACATGGATCAGCACCCAATACTGACAATGCTCAAACGGGGTCTCAAAGCGACCGTCAACTCAGACGATCCTGCCTATTTCGGCGGGTATGTGAACGACAATTACCGCGCACTCATTGAACACCTGCCAGTCACCCGCGAAGACCTCTACCAACTGGCCCGCAATTCCTTTGAAGGCGCCTGGATCACTGAAGAAGAGAAGACCAAGCACCTGCATGAACTCAACCGAGTGTTCGCGCAAACAGACCCTTTATCAACTGGAGGGGAAATTTCATGTAATCGCACCGGGAAAATTCCAGGAGGTCGTTGA
- the xdhA gene encoding xanthine dehydrogenase small subunit, translated as MLDKTSFDSSDDGAIHFVLGGEVQTLAHVDPSMTILRYLREIGNRTGTKEACGEGGCGACTVVLAGLDDSGQLCYRTINSCLHPLPQLDGQALLTVEDLKATDGQLHPVQQALVEAHASQCGFCTPGIVMTLFALYQSGEHLVREDIVNALAGNLCRCTGYRSIIDAALCLFDADQPTGGPGKQRANQRLGSSGRVDTDERHLRELLRSLKRPHRLQIRGSSTTGTTNHCLVPVDLAELSGMLQQYENAVLLAGGTEIGPLVAQNRHNNETVIFIGKVKELRGAVISDSGITIGAATTLTEACPVIARYYPAFGELLLRIGSPAIRNLATIGGNLAGRSPLSDTAPAFIALDSMMVLRAGSRQRTLSVEAYFTGGIQDVLASGELIESIFLPLPQKSGTFSAYKITKRHGCDIAAINAAFYMELKDNRVHQVRVCYGGMSPYVKRATHCERALAGRPWTADTVVTASHALEKDFEPTSDVRASAAYRTLVAKNLLRRWFLESTLRPESLQVTAYQRTYE; from the coding sequence ATGCTGGACAAGACTTCATTCGATAGTAGTGATGATGGGGCCATCCATTTTGTTCTGGGCGGGGAAGTCCAAACGTTGGCCCATGTTGATCCATCCATGACCATCCTTCGGTATCTGCGCGAAATAGGGAACCGGACCGGGACGAAAGAGGCCTGTGGCGAAGGCGGTTGCGGCGCATGCACGGTGGTGCTGGCAGGCTTGGACGATAGCGGACAGCTTTGCTATCGCACCATCAATTCCTGCCTTCACCCATTACCTCAATTGGATGGCCAGGCGCTTCTCACGGTAGAAGACCTGAAAGCGACCGATGGTCAACTCCATCCTGTACAACAAGCACTGGTTGAGGCACATGCGTCGCAATGCGGATTTTGTACACCGGGCATTGTCATGACCCTCTTCGCGCTTTACCAATCGGGGGAACACCTCGTAAGAGAAGATATCGTCAATGCGTTGGCCGGGAATCTTTGTCGCTGTACCGGCTATCGGTCAATCATTGATGCGGCCTTGTGTCTGTTTGATGCCGATCAACCGACCGGCGGGCCGGGCAAACAGCGGGCGAACCAACGTCTCGGGTCATCCGGACGGGTGGATACGGATGAACGACATCTTCGTGAATTATTACGTTCCCTCAAAAGACCTCACCGACTGCAGATACGAGGAAGTTCGACCACGGGTACAACAAACCATTGTCTGGTACCTGTGGATCTGGCCGAACTTTCCGGCATGCTTCAACAGTATGAAAACGCTGTTTTACTTGCAGGTGGCACCGAGATTGGCCCATTGGTTGCTCAGAACCGGCACAATAATGAAACAGTGATCTTCATCGGAAAGGTCAAAGAACTCCGTGGCGCCGTGATTTCCGATTCAGGCATCACCATCGGTGCGGCGACCACGCTGACGGAGGCCTGTCCCGTCATCGCCCGGTATTATCCCGCGTTTGGAGAACTATTGCTGCGCATCGGTTCTCCTGCCATTCGAAATCTAGCGACCATCGGTGGGAACCTTGCCGGCCGGTCGCCCCTCAGTGATACCGCTCCGGCGTTCATTGCCCTGGACAGCATGATGGTGTTACGTGCCGGCAGCAGGCAACGCACCTTGTCAGTGGAAGCCTATTTCACAGGTGGGATACAGGATGTTCTTGCCTCCGGTGAGTTGATCGAATCCATTTTCCTCCCGCTTCCTCAGAAATCGGGTACATTCTCTGCCTACAAAATTACCAAACGGCACGGTTGTGATATTGCCGCAATCAATGCCGCCTTCTATATGGAACTGAAGGACAATCGGGTACACCAGGTACGTGTGTGCTATGGCGGCATGTCCCCCTATGTGAAACGGGCCACCCATTGTGAACGCGCGTTGGCTGGCCGACCCTGGACCGCCGACACAGTAGTAACGGCATCGCACGCGTTAGAGAAGGATTTTGAGCCGACGAGCGATGTGCGTGCATCCGCAGCCTATCGAACGTTGGTCGCCAAAAATCTCCTGCGACGATGGTTTCTTGAGTCAACCCTTCGGCCAGAATCCTTGCAAGTCACGGCTTACCAAAGGACATATGAGTAA